The nucleotide window GTTGGCTCAGTGGCGGTTGGGCGATGTGCAGTCGGTCCGCGGCGCGGGCGAAATGTCTCTCCTCGGCGACGGTGACGAAGTAGCGCAGCAAGCGCATCTCCGGATCCATAATATCTACAGAATATAATACCTGTTCTAATATGTCTTGGACACTAAAGATGTGGTCCACCTACGGTTGTCCTCACGGTGACAGATCCCGAGAAGAGGCAACCCATGACAGCTGTGATCATCGACGAAGTCGATCTTGTCGAGCACTATTTCCAACAGCCGTGGAGCGACGGGTTGCCGGTGGTTGCGCCGACCCCCGCACGCGTGGCCGCGATGTTGGACGCCCTGGGAGGGCATCCCAACGCGCTGGTGGCGCGCATTCCGCCGCGGTGGGGCAGCCTGACTCGAGAACTCCTGGCCGTCAACATGGTGATGGCCGGATGCAAACCCGAGTATGCCCCCGTCGTGCGGTCCGCCATATTGGCTCTAACCGATGCACGGTTCAACCTCAACGGCATCCAGGCAACGACCCATGTCGTCGCGCCACTGCTCGTGGTCAACGGGCCGATCGTTGGTCAGATCGGAATGAACTGTGGTGGAAATGTGTTCGGTTCGGGCAACCGGGCCAACGCCACTATTGGCCGGGCAATTCGGCTGGTCATGCTCAGTGTCGGTGGTGGCATTCCGGGCGAACGGGACAAGAGCACCCTGGGCCACCCGGGGAAATACTCGTTCTGCATCGCCGAAAACGAGGAGGCCAACCCCTGGGCGCCCTATCACGTCGAGCACGGTTACCGGGCCGAAGACAGCACGGTGCTGGTCATCGGGGCGGAGGCTCCGCACAGCGTCACCAACCACATTTCGGATGACCCCGAGGGGATTCTGGACTCGATCGCCTCGGCGATGAGCACCATCGCACATAACAATGCGGTGCTGGGCGGTTCCTGCGCGGTCGTCATCGGCGTGGAGCATGCACATACGATCGCTGCCGCTGGCTGGACCCGCGACGACGTTCGTCGCTACCTCTGGATCAACGGCACCAATGACTGGGACGCCGTGAGTTACCACAACCGCTACGCACCTCCCGGTGGACGCACCTACAACCGCAATCTGCCGAAGTGGTATCCACGTGAGTCGGGCAGGAGACTGCCAATCGTGTTCACTCCGGATGACATTCACCTGTTTGTCGCGGGTGGAGCCGCTGGACGATTCTCGGCGTTCCTGCCGGGGTGGAGCACCGCGACGACGCCGGTGCTACGCCGCGTTGACGATGACGGTGTTGGCGTGCCCGACGCCAACACCATTGCCCGCGAGTTCAATTGCGCCGACGGGTCGTGTCGGCTCTGAGACACGAAGCCTGGCGAAGCACTCAAATACTGAAGGAAATCAAACACTGAAGGAAATCAAATGACGAACGTTGTCTATGACCCATGTGGTGTGGTCGAGGTAGAGGCTGTCTCTCCGGCTCCCCGGCCCGGCACGATTGACGGGCTGCGCCTCGGTGTGCTGAGCAACACCAAGTGGAACGCGGCCAAACTGCTACGTGCCACGGTATTGGAATTAAGCCGTCACGGTGCCGATTTCGCATCGGTAACCCACTACGACAAGCGGCATTTCTCCTCGGACGCTGAGCCTGGGCTAGTCAGTCAGATCGCGGCGGAAAACGACATCGCGCTAACTGCCATTGGCGATTGTGGATCCTGTTGTTCGGCATGCATCAACGACGCGGTGCGGCTGGAGCAGGCGGGGGTGCCGACGGTGGCCATCGTGACGACGGAGTTCGAGAATGAGGCCCGCTTGCAGCGTGAGGCGCGCGGAATGGTCGCCCTCGAGCCCGCGGTCACTACCCATCCGATCAGTAGCCTGACTGTAGACCGGCTCGATGGGCGTGCCGCCGAGATTGTGCCCCAAGCCCTCCGGATCTGGCTGGGCGCTGTCGCGGCGCCCAGCCAGGCTGCCCGCTAATCGACTTGGAGGCGATGACAAGTTGAATCAGTATGTGTCACAACGCTCTTCGTCGCTGCTGGTGGCCGACTTTTCCCGGGTACTGGCGGGGCCGTTCTGCACGATGACCCTCGGCGACCTGGGCGCCGATGTGATCAAGATCGAACGACCGGGCGGTGATGACACGAGGTCGTGGGGCCCACCGTTCGTCGACCACGAAAGCGTCTACTACCTGGGTGTTAATCGCAACAAGCGTAGTATTGTGCTCGACCTCCGTGATCCCGCGGACTTGCGGGTGGCTCGGGTCCTCGCCGAGCGCGCCGACGTGCTGGTGGAGAACTTCCGCCCGGGCACCATGGAGCGATTCGGCTTGGACGAGCCCACGATTCGCCCGGCCAACCCCATGTTGGTGTACTGCAGCATCTCGGCCTTCGGCGCCGCAGCGGGGCGCGAGTTGGCCGGCTATGACCTGTTGGTTCAAGCTCTGGGCGGGTTGATGAGCATCACCGGGCCGGATCCTGAAACCCCGACCAAGGTGGGCGTGGCGGTGGTGGATGTGCTGGCGGGGCTGTTCGCCACGGTTGGGATCTTGTCGGCATTGCGCGAGCGAGACCGGTTGGGACGTGGCCAGCATGTGGAGATCAATCTGATGTCGGCATTGCTGGCTGCGCTGGCCAATCAGTCTGCCAGTTATGTTCTGACCGGGCAGATTCCGCGCGCGATGGGTAACGGGCACGCCAGCATCGCCCCCTACGATACGTACTCGACCGGAGAGGGGACGCTGGTCTTGGCAGTGGGCAACGACAAGCAGTTCACCCAGCTGTGTGACGCGCTGGGCATCCCCGGTCTGGCAACCGACGGGCGATTTCTCAGCAATGAACTACGGGTGGGCAATCGAGCGCTGTTGCGCGAGCACTTGGAACACGCCTTGGCATCGAACTCGGCCGGCCACTGGGCGCGACTATTGCCTGAACTGGGCGTTCCTGCTGGTGCCGTCAACAACATCGCCGAAGCGTTCGCGCTGGCCGAGCGGCTGGGTCTGCGCCCGATCCGCAACACCGAGGACGGCGAGGGCCTGGGCCGTCAGGTGGCCAGTCCAATCAACTTGTCCGCTACGCCGGCCACCTATCGCACCAGGCCGCCGCGGCTTGGCGAACACAACAACGAGATCCGTAGCTGGCTGACCGAGTTGGTGCCAAAGCCTGGTAGCGGTGCGGCCAGCGATACCGCGGGCCGGCCGCTAGTCGACATTTGAGCCGCTGCGGCGCCGGCCGTCCGTCGCACGGTCAACCGAAAGCGCGGTTGATCCTTCGTTTGAAGGCTTCGTCGAAGTTGTGATGCAGGCTGCGCAGCGCATGCCCAGGCCAGTGGTCCGGTATGAGTTCGGTGGGTAGCAGCGGATCGAGCTGAAGGTGCCGTACTACGGCGATCAACAACGAAAATTCGTAGGTGAAGGTCTCGGCCGAATAGTCGTTGTTGTCGGGTTCGAGTGCGACGCTTATCGCCTCGATGAGCGCCCTGGCATCCGCTGCCCATTCGTCAAGGCCGAACAGCGATAGCACCTTGTCGGGAGCGATCTGGGTGGCCGCGCCGTGAAATTGGGTGCACTGTTGTTCGAGTACCGCGCGGGAGGTCGGAAGCCGTTGCGGGTCGAGGTTGTTCGGACGCAACCACACGCCCTCACGGAGCTCGGCCAGGTGCAGGGTCGTCGCCGCCTTCCGCAGCTCAAGCCGATCTGCTGCCGAGCGGCGGTCCAAGGACACGATGGCCAGTTCCCAAGTTCCGTCCCAGCTCCGCGCCATCGCGCCGGCAATTCGGGACGCCTCGTCGACCCGCTGGCGACGCTCTAACAAGCGCCCCGCCAGCGCGTAGCTACCGCCATCGCTGGACAGTTCGCCGGTGGAGACCATCCGCCACAGACAGGTGCGTGCCGCGCCGTCGCTGATGCCGAACTGGGTGGCCAACCCAACCAATTCGGCCACCGTGAGGCGGCCTTGGTCGGCGCCCAGTAACGCCGATGCGAGCACCGAGCGCGCGCTAAGCGGCCGGTTGCCGATCAGCTGGCTCACCCGGGAGCGTGGTAGTGCAGGCACATAGGTATCTTCACCGATGGATGCTCATATCACTAAATCGTTGACGCGTGATTTCAGGAGTGTGATACTAAAGCGCATGAGCTTGCCGACAAAGTCGTTGGTTGCTGACGATGTGCAAATCGTCCGGCGCGTGCTTGCTCATATTGATGCCGGCACCACCGATGAGGGCGAGGCTTGGCGTGAGCCCGTCGCAAACTACCTGAAACCTGAGCGCTTTGCCGACGAGCTGCGGCTGCTGCGCGCGATGCCGAGCGTATTCGTTCCCTCCGCGGCTATCCCGAATCCGGGCGACCACATTGAACGCAGCGTTTTTGGGGTGCCCTTGTTCGCGGTGCGTGGACGCGATCAACAGGTGCGCGTGTTCCGCAACGCGTGTCGCCACCGCGGTTTCGCCCTTGTCGAGGGTTCCGGGTGCTCTCATGCCCTGGTGTGTCGGTATCACGGCTGGACGTACCGGTTGGATGGTTCGCTGGCGCATGTGCCCCACGCCGAGGCATTCCCCGAGCTGGACCACTCGACGCGCGGTCTGGTCGAGGTGCCCAGTCAGGAGGCGGACGGGCTCGTTGTCATCGGTGCGCTCGACGCTGCGAGTTCAGCCGGATGCAAGCCTGACGACGAGGCGATGACATGGCTCACCGACGGCAGTCCGTGGCGCGAAAAACTTTTGCCGGTCAACCGGCTGGCCTACGTGGATTGCACGTTGCGAGCGATGAACTGGAAGGTGCTCGTCGAGCAGTTTCTCGAGGGCTATCACATCCGTACAACGCACAAAGACACGTTCTACCCACTGCAATACGATGACCTCAACGTGGTGGAGACATTCGGGCCGAATAGCCGTATCACGTTCCCCTACCGCAATATTGAGCGCCTTCGCGACCGGCCTGAGTCAACCTGGACCACCGATGCGCGGGTGACCTACTTGTATCAGTTGTTCCCCAACGTCATGCTCGCAACGTTTCCCGATCTGGTACTTATGGTCGTCGTCGACCCGGTAGACGTTGGCCACACCACGTCGACCATCTATGCGATGGTTCGCCCGGAGGTTGCCGAGCGATCGGGACGTGATCCGGGACCCAACAACCCGGCGGGCGAGGCCAGCTTCATCGCCCGTGGTGCGATCGAAGACAACGAGATGTCCGAGGGCGTCCAACGCGGGTTGTGCTCGGGGGCTAACGAGTTCGTGGAATTCGGTCGGCACGAGAGTGCGGCCGGTCATTTCCACGCCATGCTGGCCGGTCGCCTGGATCGGCAGGCCCGCCGGCGGTAAAGGACCGCAGACGTAGGCTGTTGCCAACGACGACCACGCTGGAGAACGCCATCGCCGCTCCGGCGAGCATGGGGTTGAGCAGACCGAGCGCGGCTAGCGGAATCGCGGCGATGTTGTAGCCAAAGGCCCAGAACAAGTTGGCCTGTATGGTAGCCAGTGTTTTGCGGGACAGCCTGATTGCGTCCGCTGCAGCCCGTAGATCATCGCGCACCAAGGTGACGTCGGCGGCTTCGATCGCGACATCGGTGCCGGTGCCCATCGCCAGCCCGAGGTTCGCGGTGGCCAACGCGGCAGCATCGTTGACGCCGTCGCCGACCATGGCCACCACCCGGCCCTCGGATTGCAAGCGCGTGATCGCCGACACTTTGTCGGCCGGCATCACTTCGGCAATGACCCGGCCGATGCCCACCTCGTCGGCGATGCGCCGGGCGACGACCCGATTGTCGCCGGTGAGCAATACCGGCGCTAGGCCGAGTCGCTCGAACTCCCGGACGGCCTGTGCGCTAGTGGGTTTGACCGTATCGGCAATCACGAGTACTCCGCGGGCGAGTCCGTCCCAGCCGACGACAACGGCGGTCTTGCCCTCGCTCTCGGCCCGATCCTTGGCCGCCGATAATGTCGGATCGAGGTGTTGAGCCCACTCGGTCAGCAGGCTCGAACGCCCGACGACGACGGCCATTCCGTCGATAATGCCGTGCACGCCTTGGCCGTCCACGCTGGCGAAGTGCTCGGCCTCGGGTAGCGTGCCAAGTTCGGACTTGGCGGCCTTGGCGATCGCTTGCGCGATGGGGTGCGCAGAGGAGCTCTCCAAGGCGCCGCCGTAGCGCAACACCGTGGCCCGGTCGACGCCGGCTGCGGTGATCACATCGACCACCGCCATTTTGCCGGTGGTAACGGTGCCGGTCTTGTCCAGCACGATCGTGTCGATCTTGCGGGTGGACTCCAATACTTCTGGGCCCTTGATCAGAACCCCAAGCGATGCGGCGCGACCCGTTCCGACTAAAAGTGCTGTCGGGGTAGCTAATCCGAGCGCGCATGGGCATGCGATGATCAGCACCGCCACGGCCGCCGTCAGTGCGGCGGTGAGCGGAGCGCCGGCGCCGAGCCAGACTCCGAGCGTTGCCACGGCGATGGCGATCACGACAGGCACGAACACGCCGGAGATGCGGTCGGCGAGCCGTCGGGCGGCTGCCTTACCCGATTGGGCGGCCTCGACCAGCTGGCCCATCTGCGCCAGCTGGGTGTCCTCGCCCACCCGGTTTGCGCGTACCACCAGGCGGCCGCCGGCGTTCACGGTGGCTCCGGTGACGGTGTCACCCGGCCCGACCTCGACCGGGACCGATTCCCCGGTAAGCATCGACGCGTCGATCGCCGAGGAACCCGAAACCACCGTCCCGTCGGCGGCGATCTTCTCCCCGGGCCGCACCACGAATTCGTCGCCGATGAGCAGTTGATCGATGGGTATGCGGGTTTCGGTGCCGGTGCGCAGCACCGCGACATCCTTGGCCCCGAGCTGGAGCAGGGCGTGCAGTGCCGCGCCAGCACGCCGCTTTGCGCGCTTCTCAAAATACCGGCCGGCGAGGACGAAAAGGGTGACGCCCGCGGCCACCTCGAGGTAGATATTGGCGGTCCCGTCGCCGCGCGTGATGGTCAAGTGGAACGAGTGATGTAGGCCCGGTTGCCCGGCGTTGCCCAGAAAGAGGGCGTACAGCGACCACAAGAAGGCCGACAGGGTCCCGAGCGAGACCAGGGTGTCCATGGTCGCCGTGCCGTGTTTGAGATTGGTCCACGCGGCCGCGTGGAACGCTCGACCTGCCCAAACTACGACCGGCGCGGCCAGCGTCAGTGAGGCCCACTGCCAGTAGCGGAACTGCAACGCGGGAATCATCGCCATCAGGATCACCGGGCCGGCGAGGACGGTCGCGGTGGCCAGGCTGGTGCGCAGGGTCCGTAGTTCCGGGTCTGGGGTTGGTCGCTCGGGTTCTTGGTGTGGGCGTGGCAGTGTCGCCGTGTACCCGGCCTTTTCCACTTCGGCGACGAGAACCTGCGGGTCGTATCCGAACGGGACTGCGATGGTGGCCTTTTCGGTTGCGTAGTTAACGCTGGCGGCGACACCGTCGAGCTTGTTCAATGTCTTCTCGAGGCGTGTCGCACACGAGGCGCAGGTCATCCCGGAGATCTCGAGCTCGATGTTGCCCACCGGGATGGTAACGCCGGATGGCGAAGTCGTTGTCCGGGCCATGGTTTCCTCCTGCGCGGCTCGTTCGGTAGTTCTCTTATC belongs to Mycobacterium basiliense and includes:
- a CDS encoding UGSC family (seleno)protein; its protein translation is MTNVVYDPCGVVEVEAVSPAPRPGTIDGLRLGVLSNTKWNAAKLLRATVLELSRHGADFASVTHYDKRHFSSDAEPGLVSQIAAENDIALTAIGDCGSCCSACINDAVRLEQAGVPTVAIVTTEFENEARLQREARGMVALEPAVTTHPISSLTVDRLDGRAAEIVPQALRIWLGAVAAPSQAAR
- a CDS encoding CaiB/BaiF CoA transferase family protein, whose translation is MSQRSSSLLVADFSRVLAGPFCTMTLGDLGADVIKIERPGGDDTRSWGPPFVDHESVYYLGVNRNKRSIVLDLRDPADLRVARVLAERADVLVENFRPGTMERFGLDEPTIRPANPMLVYCSISAFGAAAGRELAGYDLLVQALGGLMSITGPDPETPTKVGVAVVDVLAGLFATVGILSALRERDRLGRGQHVEINLMSALLAALANQSASYVLTGQIPRAMGNGHASIAPYDTYSTGEGTLVLAVGNDKQFTQLCDALGIPGLATDGRFLSNELRVGNRALLREHLEHALASNSAGHWARLLPELGVPAGAVNNIAEAFALAERLGLRPIRNTEDGEGLGRQVASPINLSATPATYRTRPPRLGEHNNEIRSWLTELVPKPGSGAASDTAGRPLVDI
- a CDS encoding PaaX family transcriptional regulator C-terminal domain-containing protein, whose product is MSQLIGNRPLSARSVLASALLGADQGRLTVAELVGLATQFGISDGAARTCLWRMVSTGELSSDGGSYALAGRLLERRQRVDEASRIAGAMARSWDGTWELAIVSLDRRSAADRLELRKAATTLHLAELREGVWLRPNNLDPQRLPTSRAVLEQQCTQFHGAATQIAPDKVLSLFGLDEWAADARALIEAISVALEPDNNDYSAETFTYEFSLLIAVVRHLQLDPLLPTELIPDHWPGHALRSLHHNFDEAFKRRINRAFG
- a CDS encoding aromatic ring-hydroxylating oxygenase subunit alpha, giving the protein MSLPTKSLVADDVQIVRRVLAHIDAGTTDEGEAWREPVANYLKPERFADELRLLRAMPSVFVPSAAIPNPGDHIERSVFGVPLFAVRGRDQQVRVFRNACRHRGFALVEGSGCSHALVCRYHGWTYRLDGSLAHVPHAEAFPELDHSTRGLVEVPSQEADGLVVIGALDAASSAGCKPDDEAMTWLTDGSPWREKLLPVNRLAYVDCTLRAMNWKVLVEQFLEGYHIRTTHKDTFYPLQYDDLNVVETFGPNSRITFPYRNIERLRDRPESTWTTDARVTYLYQLFPNVMLATFPDLVLMVVVDPVDVGHTTSTIYAMVRPEVAERSGRDPGPNNPAGEASFIARGAIEDNEMSEGVQRGLCSGANEFVEFGRHESAAGHFHAMLAGRLDRQARRR
- a CDS encoding heavy metal translocating P-type ATPase, which encodes MARTTTSPSGVTIPVGNIELEISGMTCASCATRLEKTLNKLDGVAASVNYATEKATIAVPFGYDPQVLVAEVEKAGYTATLPRPHQEPERPTPDPELRTLRTSLATATVLAGPVILMAMIPALQFRYWQWASLTLAAPVVVWAGRAFHAAAWTNLKHGTATMDTLVSLGTLSAFLWSLYALFLGNAGQPGLHHSFHLTITRGDGTANIYLEVAAGVTLFVLAGRYFEKRAKRRAGAALHALLQLGAKDVAVLRTGTETRIPIDQLLIGDEFVVRPGEKIAADGTVVSGSSAIDASMLTGESVPVEVGPGDTVTGATVNAGGRLVVRANRVGEDTQLAQMGQLVEAAQSGKAAARRLADRISGVFVPVVIAIAVATLGVWLGAGAPLTAALTAAVAVLIIACPCALGLATPTALLVGTGRAASLGVLIKGPEVLESTRKIDTIVLDKTGTVTTGKMAVVDVITAAGVDRATVLRYGGALESSSAHPIAQAIAKAAKSELGTLPEAEHFASVDGQGVHGIIDGMAVVVGRSSLLTEWAQHLDPTLSAAKDRAESEGKTAVVVGWDGLARGVLVIADTVKPTSAQAVREFERLGLAPVLLTGDNRVVARRIADEVGIGRVIAEVMPADKVSAITRLQSEGRVVAMVGDGVNDAAALATANLGLAMGTGTDVAIEAADVTLVRDDLRAAADAIRLSRKTLATIQANLFWAFGYNIAAIPLAALGLLNPMLAGAAMAFSSVVVVGNSLRLRSFTAGGPADPGDRPAWRGNDRPHSRADRIPRTR